From one Shewanella sp. GD04112 genomic stretch:
- a CDS encoding MFS transporter — protein MSYHKLSVIEKIGYGSGDMAVNVVISSMMLIITFFYTDIFGLKPADVGILFLLVRLIDAITDPLMGIINDKVTTRWGRYRPYFLFMAIPFGISVFLTFSTPDWDYNAKLIWAYSTYILVTIIFTTVTIPYISIISVITDDPKERLSANGYRLFFAKIAAFLVTIIVPILASAWGGENIAAGYQKAMGVMALMATLLFLFCFFTTTERVAYKVETKPVGMQLRLLFKNDQWLVLVAICVIGTIGYVIRGSVAAYYATYYLGGDAKMLSAFLSTGVGAAILAMVASTWITKRYCKLKLFRYSQIVVGILSAIMFFAVQPGDIVLAFVLYFAISFVVDLHAPVFWSVISESVDYGTVKTGHRVSGLAFGGISFAQKAGMGAAGFVVGMLLTYFNYQPGETQSEFALTGISLMLTVIPGAFHALMGLLMFKYKISDRVYEEIKQALPEQAHVSQTDAKQTSKAIASDTVTAETVTPKTAAPQVSA, from the coding sequence ATGAGTTATCATAAATTGTCAGTCATTGAAAAGATCGGTTACGGCTCCGGGGACATGGCCGTTAACGTGGTGATTTCGTCAATGATGTTAATTATTACCTTCTTTTATACCGATATTTTTGGGTTAAAGCCCGCCGATGTCGGGATATTGTTCCTGCTGGTTCGTCTTATCGATGCCATTACCGATCCTTTAATGGGCATTATTAACGATAAAGTGACGACCCGCTGGGGAAGATATCGCCCCTACTTCCTGTTTATGGCGATTCCCTTTGGTATTTCGGTGTTCTTAACCTTCTCAACCCCAGATTGGGATTACAATGCCAAACTTATCTGGGCCTATTCGACTTATATTCTGGTCACTATCATCTTTACCACTGTCACTATTCCGTATATTTCGATTATCAGCGTGATCACCGACGATCCAAAAGAGCGGTTATCCGCCAACGGTTATCGTTTGTTCTTCGCCAAGATTGCCGCCTTTTTAGTGACCATTATCGTGCCTATATTGGCGTCTGCCTGGGGCGGAGAGAACATTGCCGCGGGCTATCAAAAAGCCATGGGCGTGATGGCATTGATGGCAACCCTACTGTTTTTATTCTGCTTTTTTACTACCACAGAGCGCGTGGCCTACAAGGTGGAAACTAAGCCTGTTGGCATGCAACTGCGATTATTGTTCAAAAACGATCAATGGTTAGTACTAGTCGCGATTTGTGTGATTGGCACCATTGGCTATGTGATCCGCGGCTCGGTAGCAGCCTACTACGCGACCTATTACTTGGGCGGCGATGCCAAGATGCTCTCGGCATTCCTGTCGACCGGTGTTGGTGCAGCGATTCTTGCGATGGTCGCTTCAACTTGGATCACTAAGCGTTACTGCAAACTAAAACTCTTCCGCTACAGCCAAATCGTGGTTGGGATCTTAAGCGCCATCATGTTCTTTGCCGTGCAGCCGGGCGACATAGTGCTGGCCTTCGTACTCTACTTTGCGATTTCATTCGTGGTGGATTTACATGCGCCTGTCTTCTGGTCGGTGATTTCCGAGTCGGTGGATTATGGCACAGTCAAAACGGGCCACAGGGTCTCTGGCCTTGCCTTTGGCGGGATCTCATTCGCCCAAAAAGCGGGTATGGGCGCGGCGGGATTTGTGGTGGGTATGCTACTGACCTACTTCAACTATCAACCCGGTGAAACTCAAAGCGAATTTGCGTTGACCGGTATTTCGTTAATGCTAACGGTGATCCCTGGCGCATTCCACGCGCTGATGGGCTTACTGATGTTCAAATACAAGATTTCTGATCGCGTTTATGAAGAAATCAAACAGGCTTTGCCCGAGCAGGCGCATGTTAGCCAAACGGACGCCAAGCAGACGTCTAAGGCTATAGCCTCAGACACTGTAACTGCTGAGACAGTAACGCCTAAGACTGCTGCGCCCCAAGTATCGGCGTAA
- a CDS encoding arabinan endo-1,5-alpha-L-arabinosidase: MPAMRVTPKTALKRHLKMLNCALLGVLGTLGQVSAKQVSIHDPVMAKEAGQYYLFSTGPGITYYSSKDKIHWELAGRVFETEPSWAKGVAPEFNGHLWAPDIIEHNGLFYLYYSVSAFGKNTSAIGVTVNKTLDKNSKDYQWTDKGIVIQSVPNRDAWNAIDPNIIVDEQGTPWMSFGSFWQGLKLVKLNPDFISIAKPEEWHTLAKLERPALLGETEPGPAEIEAPFIYKKDDYYYLFVSYGLCCRGDDSTYHLAVGRAKTVTGPYLDKAGKDMAQGGGSVLLHGTKAWPGLGHNSVYAFDGKDYLVFHAYESADNGLQKLKMAELSWRQGWPEVDPKALNQYQSVLVAPEGTKQ, translated from the coding sequence ATGCCAGCTATGAGAGTCACACCGAAAACAGCCCTAAAACGTCACCTTAAGATGCTCAATTGTGCACTGCTTGGCGTATTGGGCACCCTAGGCCAAGTGAGTGCCAAACAGGTGAGTATTCACGATCCTGTGATGGCAAAAGAGGCCGGACAGTATTATCTCTTCAGCACAGGTCCCGGTATTACCTATTATTCCTCAAAGGATAAAATCCATTGGGAATTAGCTGGGCGGGTATTCGAAACTGAGCCTAGCTGGGCAAAAGGCGTTGCGCCAGAGTTTAACGGCCATTTGTGGGCGCCGGATATCATTGAGCATAACGGCTTGTTTTATCTGTATTACTCAGTATCGGCCTTTGGTAAAAACACCTCGGCCATTGGCGTGACAGTCAATAAAACCCTCGACAAGAATTCAAAGGACTATCAGTGGACAGATAAGGGGATCGTTATTCAATCTGTGCCAAATCGCGATGCTTGGAACGCGATTGATCCCAATATTATTGTCGATGAGCAGGGTACGCCTTGGATGAGTTTTGGCTCCTTCTGGCAAGGGTTAAAACTGGTCAAGCTCAATCCGGACTTTATCTCCATCGCCAAACCTGAGGAGTGGCACACGCTTGCCAAGTTAGAACGCCCAGCACTGCTTGGTGAAACCGAGCCAGGTCCTGCTGAAATCGAAGCGCCTTTTATCTATAAAAAAGATGACTATTACTATCTTTTTGTCTCCTACGGCCTTTGCTGTCGTGGGGATGACAGCACTTACCACTTAGCCGTGGGCCGCGCCAAAACGGTGACCGGGCCTTACCTCGATAAAGCGGGCAAAGACATGGCGCAAGGCGGCGGATCAGTTTTACTGCATGGCACTAAGGCTTGGCCTGGATTGGGCCATAACAGTGTTTATGCCTTCGATGGCAAAGATTACTTAGTCTTTCATGCCTACGAATCCGCCGATAATGGCTTACAAAAACTCAAGATGGCGGAACTTAGCTGGCGCCAAGGTTGGCCAGAGGTCGATCCTAAGGCGCTCAATCAATACCAGAGCGTATTAGTTGCACCCGAAGGAACAAAACAATAA
- a CDS encoding family 43 glycosylhydrolase — translation MTHTINKRMATLALAMGLSATCLGAGNLYAAESAKGADENRITAATFANPLFRNGADPWLEYHNGNYYLTTTTWTSELVMRKSPTIAGLAYAPAHNIWSGTDKSNCCNFWAFEFHPLQTAQGLRWYVIYTSGVAENFDGQRNHILESEGSDPMGPYKFKGTPMPDHWNIDGSYLEYKGQLYFLWSEWHGQDQVNLIAKMSNPWTVEGEHKVITAPIHDWEKSGLNVNEGPEIIQHEGRTFLVHSASFCNTEDYSLAVVELTGDDPMDPAAWTKYDKPFFSKANGVYGPGHHGFFKSPDGKEDWLIYHGNSSASDGCSGTRAARAQPFTWDNEGLPKFGEPMADKKQLPVPSGEFGPITTQVEGVKYRIVSREVGQCLVTNAKGQVSVGKCEDDNSQWVIDPSNDGLYRFANVGQGTFLTQAQCQDESSTALNTAPWVASRCQRWSVDSTREGWFRFANDRSIGNLQVKNCSKKAGAEVIAGENRVSECTDWRIEPVSTFAIVNAHSGRVVSAEQCQLKPNANVAQFEYTGDACQQWQAMPTTDGFYRLQSIQRSNNKAQQCLVTNEGNLELGACTAIDSEFRSELMPNGSLRLVSRKGGSSMKVANGSYANGDNIVEDVWKNTISQQFYFREVK, via the coding sequence ATGACTCACACAATCAACAAACGAATGGCGACGCTTGCGCTGGCCATGGGACTTAGTGCGACCTGCTTGGGGGCAGGTAACCTATATGCCGCAGAGAGTGCGAAGGGCGCGGATGAAAACCGCATTACCGCAGCGACCTTTGCCAATCCGTTATTTCGAAATGGAGCCGATCCTTGGCTCGAATACCACAATGGTAACTATTATCTCACCACCACCACGTGGACCTCTGAGCTGGTGATGCGTAAATCGCCCACCATTGCAGGGCTTGCCTATGCGCCAGCCCACAATATTTGGAGTGGCACAGATAAATCCAACTGCTGTAACTTTTGGGCGTTCGAATTCCACCCACTGCAAACTGCGCAGGGATTACGTTGGTATGTAATTTACACCTCGGGCGTGGCAGAAAACTTCGATGGCCAGCGTAACCATATCCTCGAGAGTGAAGGCAGCGACCCTATGGGGCCATACAAGTTTAAGGGCACACCAATGCCCGACCACTGGAATATCGACGGCAGCTATTTGGAGTATAAAGGCCAGTTATATTTCCTCTGGTCCGAATGGCATGGCCAAGATCAAGTCAACTTGATTGCCAAGATGAGCAACCCTTGGACCGTCGAGGGCGAACATAAGGTGATCACAGCGCCCATTCACGACTGGGAAAAATCAGGCTTAAACGTCAACGAAGGCCCTGAAATCATCCAGCATGAGGGCAGAACTTTCTTAGTTCACTCGGCAAGCTTTTGTAACACTGAGGATTATTCCTTGGCCGTGGTTGAACTCACCGGTGACGATCCTATGGATCCCGCCGCATGGACTAAGTACGACAAGCCTTTCTTTAGCAAGGCCAATGGTGTCTATGGCCCTGGCCACCATGGTTTCTTCAAGTCTCCCGATGGGAAAGAAGATTGGCTCATTTACCATGGCAACTCCTCGGCCTCCGACGGCTGTAGTGGTACCCGTGCGGCACGTGCTCAACCCTTTACTTGGGATAACGAAGGCTTGCCTAAATTTGGCGAACCAATGGCGGATAAAAAGCAGTTGCCAGTCCCAAGTGGCGAGTTTGGTCCGATAACCACCCAGGTGGAAGGCGTGAAATACCGCATCGTGAGCCGTGAAGTCGGTCAATGCCTAGTGACCAATGCCAAGGGGCAGGTCAGTGTCGGTAAGTGCGAGGATGACAACAGCCAATGGGTAATTGATCCGAGTAACGATGGCCTGTATCGCTTTGCTAATGTGGGTCAGGGAACCTTTTTAACTCAGGCTCAGTGCCAAGATGAGTCTTCAACGGCACTGAATACTGCGCCTTGGGTCGCCTCCCGTTGTCAGCGTTGGTCGGTGGATTCGACTCGCGAGGGCTGGTTCCGTTTCGCAAACGATCGCTCCATCGGCAATCTGCAGGTGAAAAACTGCAGTAAAAAGGCTGGCGCCGAGGTGATTGCCGGGGAAAACCGTGTCAGTGAATGCACCGATTGGCGGATTGAGCCAGTCTCAACATTTGCCATAGTCAACGCCCATAGCGGCCGAGTGGTCAGCGCCGAACAATGTCAGCTTAAACCTAATGCCAATGTGGCTCAGTTTGAATACACCGGCGATGCCTGTCAGCAGTGGCAAGCCATGCCGACAACCGATGGATTTTACCGTCTACAATCCATCCAACGTTCAAACAACAAGGCGCAACAATGCCTTGTGACCAACGAAGGTAATCTGGAGCTAGGGGCTTGTACTGCAATCGACAGCGAGTTCCGTAGCGAGTTGATGCCTAATGGCTCATTAAGGCTAGTGTCCCGTAAGGGCGGTTCGTCGATGAAAGTGGCCAATGGCTCCTATGCCAATGGCGATAACATAGTGGAGGACGTGTGGAAAAACACCATTTCACAACAGTTCTATTTTAGAGAGGTGAAATAA
- a CDS encoding sulfite exporter TauE/SafE family protein: MHTAWFDFTLIPIDIFALLTMTAAFTSFFTACFGIGGGVMLLGVMAQVLPPQVIIPLHGVVQLGSNLGRALLGWQHVQWWLISRFLPGALVGAALGSLVLVALPPKVMYLTIALFILYSCWGPKIPRVVLGTVGTIIAGAVTTFISLFVGATGPLVAAFIKQLEVDRFRTVATFAMAMSLQHGVKIIVFEGLDSPILPWWPLLLCMILSGALGTWLGFKMLARVTDKHFGVAFNWVLTLLAIRLLWQALVG, from the coding sequence ATGCATACCGCTTGGTTCGATTTTACGCTGATCCCTATCGATATCTTTGCCCTGCTGACAATGACTGCGGCGTTTACTTCGTTTTTTACCGCCTGCTTCGGGATTGGTGGTGGCGTAATGTTATTAGGCGTGATGGCGCAAGTCCTTCCGCCACAAGTGATTATTCCTCTCCACGGCGTGGTGCAATTGGGCTCGAATCTGGGCCGCGCACTATTAGGTTGGCAGCATGTGCAGTGGTGGCTTATCAGTCGCTTCTTACCCGGCGCGCTCGTTGGTGCCGCCTTGGGGAGCTTAGTGTTAGTCGCATTGCCGCCAAAGGTCATGTACCTCACCATCGCCCTGTTTATTTTGTACTCCTGCTGGGGACCCAAAATCCCCCGAGTGGTGCTGGGAACAGTCGGAACCATTATTGCCGGTGCTGTCACAACCTTTATTTCGTTATTTGTTGGCGCGACAGGCCCCTTAGTGGCGGCCTTTATCAAACAATTAGAGGTTGACCGTTTTCGCACTGTCGCAACCTTTGCGATGGCGATGTCCCTGCAACATGGCGTCAAAATTATCGTTTTTGAGGGGCTGGATAGTCCTATCCTGCCGTGGTGGCCGCTGCTGCTCTGCATGATTTTAAGCGGCGCCTTGGGAACCTGGCTTGGCTTTAAGATGTTAGCGCGGGTGACGGATAAACATTTCGGCGTCGCCTTTAATTGGGTGCTGACACTGCTGGCGATACGCTTACTGTGGCAGGCCTTGGTGGGATAA